From Fibrobacterota bacterium, the proteins below share one genomic window:
- a CDS encoding tail fiber domain-containing protein, whose product MPTNRLLTTGFCVLMAAALGHAQISADGDASTNPIVSSHNISGAAVDGIAVSGQSIPQPFYGIGVHGEGGYIGVRGWSTVSGSGSRFGGYFVAYGGTSNNYGVYASGSGTGAYAGYFQGNVYISGTLSNPSDSRLKTNIQPLQGNLQKLASLRPSSYNFDAIQTRVKGLPERRQLGLLADDVAAVLPELVTDVPIPEDPGEAKNPAPGASATFKSVNYTGMIPVLVGAIKEQQAEIAALKDALAKLSK is encoded by the coding sequence ATGCCCACGAATCGATTGCTCACCACCGGTTTCTGCGTGCTCATGGCGGCGGCTCTCGGGCACGCCCAGATCAGTGCCGACGGTGACGCGTCCACCAACCCCATCGTGAGTTCCCATAACATTTCGGGAGCGGCGGTGGACGGCATCGCGGTCTCCGGGCAATCCATTCCGCAACCGTTCTATGGCATCGGGGTCCATGGCGAAGGCGGGTATATCGGCGTGAGAGGCTGGTCCACCGTGTCCGGGAGCGGTTCGCGCTTCGGAGGCTACTTCGTCGCATACGGCGGCACGAGCAACAATTACGGCGTATACGCCTCCGGTTCCGGGACCGGCGCCTATGCCGGGTACTTCCAGGGCAACGTCTACATCTCCGGCACCCTCAGCAATCCTTCCGACTCCCGCCTCAAGACCAACATCCAACCGCTGCAAGGCAATCTGCAGAAGCTGGCCTCATTGCGTCCCAGCAGCTATAACTTCGACGCCATCCAAACCCGGGTCAAAGGACTTCCGGAAAGGAGGCAACTCGGATTACTAGCCGACGACGTAGCGGCGGTGTTGCCCGAACTGGTAACGGACGTGCCCATTCCCGAAGATCCCGGCGAAGCGAAAAACCCGGCTCCCGGGGCTTCCGCCACCTTCAAGAGCGTCAACTATACCGGGATGATCCCGGTCCTGGTCGGCGCCATCAAGGAACAGCAAGCCGAAATCGCCGCCCTCAAGGACGCCCTCGCCAAGCTGTCCAAATAA
- a CDS encoding dienelactone hydrolase family protein — MLIQEDFADVSTSTGPMRIHRFRPSGSGPFPGIVLFSEIFQVTGPIQRTARRLASRGYVVAAPEVYHEFEPAGCALAYDKDGTDKGNRYKIEKVLSAYDSDARAALAHLRSLPYCNGRLGSMGICLGGHLSFRCAMNHEVLAGVCLYATDIHKGSLGKGMQDDSLARIPGIKGELLMVWGRQDPHVPQEGRDKIYRALTAAGTNFTWHEFNAQHAFIRDEGHRFDAALADIVYDLALEIFDRRLLAGNLEAPAGTAPAAGPLKLG, encoded by the coding sequence ATGCTTATCCAAGAAGATTTCGCCGACGTTTCCACATCCACCGGGCCCATGCGGATCCATCGCTTCCGCCCATCGGGATCCGGACCTTTCCCCGGGATCGTCCTCTTCTCCGAAATCTTCCAAGTCACCGGGCCCATCCAACGCACGGCGCGCCGCTTGGCTTCCCGCGGCTATGTAGTGGCCGCTCCCGAGGTGTACCACGAATTCGAACCCGCCGGTTGCGCCTTGGCCTACGACAAGGACGGCACGGACAAAGGCAATCGCTACAAGATCGAGAAAGTACTCTCCGCCTACGACTCCGACGCGCGCGCCGCCCTCGCGCATTTACGTTCCCTCCCCTACTGCAACGGGCGCCTAGGCTCAATGGGCATCTGCCTGGGAGGCCATTTGAGCTTCCGCTGCGCCATGAACCACGAAGTCCTGGCCGGCGTCTGCCTGTATGCCACCGACATCCACAAGGGCAGCTTGGGCAAAGGCATGCAGGATGATTCCCTGGCCCGCATCCCCGGCATCAAAGGCGAATTGCTCATGGTCTGGGGCCGCCAGGATCCCCACGTTCCCCAGGAAGGCCGCGACAAGATCTATCGCGCCCTGACCGCGGCGGGAACGAATTTCACGTGGCATGAATTCAACGCCCAGCACGCCTTCATCCGGGATGAAGGCCACCGTTTCGATGCGGCCCTGGCGGATATCGTCTACGATCTGGCCTTGGAAATATTCGATCGCCGCCTGCTGGCCGGTAATCTGGAAGCGCCGGCCGGGACGGCGCCGGCGGCCGGGCCTTTGAAACTGGGCTAA
- a CDS encoding DUF1328 domain-containing protein gives MLNAAILFLIIALVAAVLGFGGIAGTAAGIAKILFFVFLVLALISFLTGRRGTTI, from the coding sequence ATGCTGAACGCCGCAATCTTGTTCCTTATCATCGCGCTCGTGGCCGCCGTCCTGGGTTTCGGCGGCATTGCCGGTACCGCTGCCGGTATCGCCAAAATCCTGTTCTTCGTCTTCCTGGTGCTCGCCTTGATCTCCTTTCTTACAGGCAGGCGTGGTACGACGATCTGA
- a CDS encoding transposase: MARGRKKGNTGKRYSEEQKREILAFVASQGRGGITAAGKKYGVSYIALRRWMNGAGGNRKTARGSSKALDGRKLKSVAAALTALKSFKKQVTILQRALKQLAR, from the coding sequence TTGGCAAGAGGCAGGAAGAAAGGGAATACCGGAAAGCGTTATAGCGAGGAACAAAAACGCGAGATCCTCGCTTTCGTCGCGAGCCAAGGGCGCGGGGGCATCACGGCAGCGGGCAAGAAATACGGCGTATCCTACATCGCCTTGCGGCGGTGGATGAACGGGGCCGGCGGCAATCGCAAGACCGCGCGCGGCTCGTCCAAGGCCCTCGATGGCCGCAAGCTGAAGAGCGTGGCGGCGGCTTTGACCGCTCTCAAGTCCTTCAAGAAGCAGGTCACCATCCTGCAGCGCGCCCTCAAGCAACTGGCGCGCTGA
- a CDS encoding tetratricopeptide repeat protein has protein sequence MTSPICTTPSRHFRAFAGPALAALLLAACAGDKPDPARPIDPALPTAQAGVEPDKGQGNLSFHYSNKSTDANLAIDLSSTDVYLEMTGKSAQEQADQLRAEAKPDPRKVAPSGHKPTTSGEDAKASEPKGDEENDDAGDAKGEKNQAPTGAQSAKGLHKGPPKKPEPPPEEDPGDYEDVTTKVLAGIRRAQELFYQKRYPEALQAARSSLDARPTAEGYGLLGSIYFMQGNTGMARRQWMEALRLNPDMPAVVNMLDKTRTPGGRGSPAPRPVYHPPARAADPDAPYPEEYSSPGAEAAPSSSVPAAPARPASSAAARPSASAPAPAATPSAAPADPAAVESAPPASAPQPEEDGDEDATVPATTAPAAAPAPAAKPAPAPSAPAKAAAKGTAAAPKGTPKAATKAAPAAAKPAQEGTR, from the coding sequence ATGACCTCACCTATTTGCACTACACCTTCTAGGCATTTCCGGGCCTTTGCCGGGCCGGCCCTGGCCGCGCTCCTGCTGGCCGCCTGCGCGGGGGACAAGCCCGATCCGGCGCGGCCGATCGATCCCGCCCTGCCCACCGCCCAGGCGGGCGTCGAGCCCGATAAGGGCCAAGGCAATCTGAGTTTCCATTACTCCAACAAGAGCACGGACGCCAACCTGGCCATCGACCTCAGTTCCACGGACGTATATCTGGAAATGACGGGGAAGTCGGCGCAGGAGCAGGCGGATCAGTTGCGCGCGGAAGCCAAGCCGGATCCCCGCAAGGTCGCGCCTTCGGGCCATAAGCCCACCACGTCCGGGGAGGACGCGAAGGCTTCCGAGCCAAAGGGCGATGAAGAGAACGATGATGCGGGAGATGCCAAGGGGGAGAAAAACCAGGCTCCCACGGGGGCTCAGTCCGCGAAAGGCTTGCACAAGGGACCTCCCAAGAAGCCCGAGCCTCCGCCCGAGGAAGATCCGGGAGACTACGAGGACGTAACCACCAAGGTACTGGCCGGCATCCGCCGCGCCCAGGAGCTGTTCTACCAGAAGCGTTATCCCGAGGCGCTGCAGGCCGCGCGCTCTTCGCTGGATGCGCGCCCGACCGCCGAAGGCTATGGCCTGCTGGGCAGCATCTATTTCATGCAAGGCAACACCGGCATGGCGCGCCGCCAATGGATGGAGGCCCTGCGCCTAAATCCCGACATGCCGGCCGTGGTCAACATGCTGGATAAAACCCGTACGCCCGGCGGCCGCGGTTCTCCCGCGCCCCGCCCGGTCTACCATCCTCCCGCGCGTGCCGCCGATCCCGATGCCCCCTATCCGGAGGAATATTCCTCGCCGGGCGCCGAAGCCGCGCCATCCTCCTCCGTCCCTGCGGCTCCCGCCCGTCCCGCCTCTTCAGCCGCCGCCCGCCCGTCCGCTTCGGCTCCGGCCCCGGCAGCCACGCCTTCGGCCGCACCCGCCGATCCCGCCGCGGTCGAATCCGCTCCGCCCGCCTCCGCGCCCCAGCCCGAAGAGGACGGCGACGAGGACGCCACCGTTCCCGCCACGACTGCACCCGCCGCAGCGCCTGCACCCGCTGCAAAGCCCGCTCCCGCGCCATCCGCGCCCGCCAAAGCGGCCGCGAAAGGAACGGCCGCCGCGCCTAAAGGTACGCCGAAGGCCGCCACCAAGGCCGCGCCCGCAGCCGCGAAACCGGCTCAGGAAGGGACCCGATAA
- a CDS encoding MotA/TolQ/ExbB proton channel family protein: MISLSTVLGVIFGFIVIAAGILHETKDWHVFLSTSSLAIVFGGTVTVTFIGFRFQYIWNAFKATLRIFLKQSISSKTLMLDVKTAIEWQKKVQAEGPAGYEAISKASKDEFVRYIFGLASTGYKAEDIREFGTTNIEEHYFRHLQEASILNTMASMTPAFGLVGTLMGLIVMLGRLEDPSKLGPGLSLALTSTLYGLLFARFVFMPSSTKVKQTLSIDRFRHYLLLEALVLILEKKPAMYIQDKLNSYLSRKDQYSMFANKGGSAPAKRP, encoded by the coding sequence ATGATCTCCCTTTCCACCGTACTCGGGGTCATCTTCGGCTTCATCGTCATCGCCGCCGGAATCCTGCACGAAACCAAGGACTGGCACGTCTTCCTCAGCACGTCTTCGCTCGCCATCGTCTTCGGGGGTACCGTCACGGTTACCTTCATCGGTTTCCGGTTCCAGTATATCTGGAATGCTTTCAAGGCCACCTTGAGGATTTTCCTCAAGCAATCCATCTCGTCCAAGACCCTGATGCTGGACGTGAAGACCGCCATCGAGTGGCAGAAGAAAGTGCAGGCCGAAGGGCCCGCCGGATATGAGGCCATCTCCAAGGCCAGCAAGGACGAGTTCGTACGGTATATCTTCGGGCTGGCCAGCACCGGGTATAAGGCGGAGGACATCCGCGAGTTCGGCACCACCAACATCGAGGAACATTATTTCCGCCACCTGCAAGAGGCGAGCATCCTCAACACCATGGCTTCCATGACCCCCGCTTTCGGCCTGGTGGGCACCTTGATGGGGCTAATCGTCATGTTGGGCCGCCTCGAGGATCCCTCCAAGCTGGGCCCGGGACTTTCGCTGGCCTTGACCTCCACGCTCTACGGTTTGCTTTTCGCGCGCTTCGTCTTCATGCCCAGTTCCACCAAGGTCAAGCAGACCTTGAGCATCGACCGCTTCCGGCATTACCTCCTGCTCGAGGCCCTGGTCCTGATCCTGGAGAAGAAGCCGGCCATGTACATCCAGGACAAGCTGAACTCGTACCTGAGCCGCAAGGACCAATATTCCATGTTCGCGAACAAAGGCGGATCGGCGCCGGCCAAGAGGCCTTAA
- a CDS encoding OmpA family protein → MAIAKHPNRHRVHEPEHIEEDWLMSYADMVTLLMAFFLAMLSVSHVDPVLFEQMKKGLRSDIGKDKDVKTPLGEIKHDLDSLLASERARGDVNIDLGREGIILEFSSSAVFDPGKADVGPAARANMDKVADAIKNIEYYKFAVDIEGHTDNIPIKTLQFPSNWELSVMRATNIVKYLIGKGIPSERLKAAGYADTKPKTPNVDAEGKPIPANQAKNRRIVLKIH, encoded by the coding sequence ATGGCCATCGCCAAGCATCCCAACCGCCACCGCGTCCACGAGCCGGAGCACATCGAAGAAGATTGGCTCATGAGCTACGCCGACATGGTGACCTTGCTGATGGCGTTCTTCCTCGCGATGCTTTCGGTCTCCCACGTCGATCCAGTCCTCTTCGAGCAGATGAAGAAGGGCCTGCGCAGCGACATCGGCAAGGACAAGGACGTGAAGACGCCCCTGGGCGAGATCAAGCACGACCTCGATTCGCTGCTGGCGAGCGAGCGGGCCCGCGGCGACGTGAACATCGATTTGGGCCGCGAAGGCATCATCCTGGAATTCTCGAGCTCGGCGGTGTTCGATCCGGGCAAGGCGGACGTCGGCCCGGCGGCGCGCGCGAACATGGACAAGGTGGCCGACGCCATCAAGAACATCGAGTACTACAAGTTCGCCGTGGACATCGAAGGCCATACCGACAACATCCCCATCAAGACCCTCCAGTTCCCGTCCAACTGGGAACTCTCGGTCATGCGCGCGACCAATATCGTGAAGTACCTGATCGGAAAAGGGATCCCCTCGGAGCGCCTGAAGGCCGCGGGCTACGCCGATACCAAGCCCAAGACGCCCAACGTGGATGCCGAAGGGAAGCCCATCCCCGCCAACCAGGCCAAGAACCGGCGCATCGTTCTCAAGATCCACTGA
- a CDS encoding MerR family transcriptional regulator, whose protein sequence is MEGHTVRQLARLAGVSVRALHHYDAIGLLKPGRRSASGYRLYGQANLLRLQQILFYRELDLPLAEIGRILDDPEFDPAESLRGHRKALEARLGRLHRLLRTLDETLAHYEGGPMLTDSELYQGFPPEKVAAIRKEARELYGEERVAESERKAKSMGKARWAETNREAEAISRDLAALMESGSDPGSREARAVVARHLAWVRNFWSPDAESYRGLGRLYVEHPEFRAYYDKTAPGLAEFLCRAIDRFCEDFPKQAPR, encoded by the coding sequence ATGGAAGGCCACACCGTTCGCCAACTCGCGCGGCTCGCCGGCGTCAGCGTGCGCGCATTGCACCATTACGACGCCATCGGGCTTTTGAAGCCGGGACGCCGTAGCGCGTCCGGGTATCGTTTGTATGGACAAGCGAATCTGTTGCGCTTGCAGCAGATCCTGTTCTACCGCGAGCTGGACCTTCCCTTGGCCGAGATCGGGCGGATCCTGGACGATCCGGAGTTCGATCCCGCCGAAAGCCTGCGCGGGCACAGGAAAGCGCTGGAGGCCCGGTTGGGCCGGCTCCATCGCTTGCTCCGCACCTTGGACGAAACCCTGGCCCATTACGAAGGAGGACCTATGTTGACCGATTCCGAATTGTACCAAGGCTTCCCGCCGGAGAAGGTCGCCGCCATCCGCAAAGAGGCGCGCGAACTTTACGGCGAGGAACGCGTTGCGGAGAGCGAGAGAAAAGCGAAGTCGATGGGGAAAGCGCGTTGGGCGGAGACGAACCGCGAGGCGGAAGCCATCAGCCGCGATTTGGCCGCGCTGATGGAGTCCGGAAGCGATCCGGGCTCGAGGGAAGCGCGCGCGGTGGTAGCCCGGCACCTCGCATGGGTCCGGAATTTCTGGAGCCCGGATGCGGAATCCTATCGTGGGTTGGGACGGCTTTACGTCGAGCATCCGGAGTTCCGCGCGTATTACGACAAAACGGCGCCGGGGCTGGCGGAATTTCTATGCCGGGCGATCGATCGGTTTTGCGAGGATTTTCCGAAACAGGCGCCTCGCTAG
- a CDS encoding PIN domain-containing protein yields the protein MTPREGQGGISNGIFKRLDFGSFILGQAEGAETLELWAGNDSRCSSILLKAECLINLRKHAARLPKAASGNWMRERSGFLDQSLAEIHLKDIDASVLTVLDRETGLADCRTLDALHLATALYMRERAGEGFKLVTLNQRMRQTAAKFKFDILPSAG from the coding sequence CTGACGCCGCGTGAGGGTCAAGGGGGCATTTCAAATGGGATATTCAAGCGTCTTGACTTTGGTAGCTTCATCCTCGGGCAGGCGGAAGGGGCCGAAACGCTAGAGCTCTGGGCCGGAAACGATTCGCGCTGCTCGTCCATTTTGCTCAAAGCGGAGTGCCTTATCAATCTCCGCAAGCATGCGGCGCGGCTTCCCAAAGCCGCCTCGGGGAATTGGATGCGGGAACGTTCCGGTTTCCTGGATCAAAGCCTTGCTGAAATCCATCTCAAGGATATCGATGCATCGGTGCTAACGGTTCTGGATCGGGAGACCGGACTGGCCGATTGCCGGACCTTGGATGCCTTGCATCTGGCCACGGCCTTGTATATGCGGGAACGGGCCGGCGAAGGATTCAAGCTGGTGACCCTGAATCAGCGTATGCGTCAAACGGCCGCAAAGTTCAAGTTCGATATTCTGCCGTCCGCCGGCTGA
- a CDS encoding MGMT family protein, producing MRKSPTKSGAKRRPAADGRTAKTRAPLTERIVAVIKAIPKGTVASYGQVAALAGSPRGARQVARVLHSLSGKEKLPWHRVIGAAGSISLPAEGGAEQARRLRREGVPVDARGRLDLARFLWKPA from the coding sequence ATGCGGAAAAGCCCAACCAAGTCCGGCGCGAAACGAAGGCCAGCGGCCGACGGACGGACCGCGAAGACGCGCGCGCCCCTGACTGAACGCATAGTGGCCGTCATCAAGGCCATCCCCAAAGGAACGGTGGCCAGCTACGGGCAGGTCGCGGCCCTGGCGGGAAGCCCCCGCGGGGCGCGCCAGGTCGCGCGCGTGCTGCATAGCTTGTCCGGCAAGGAAAAACTCCCCTGGCACAGGGTGATCGGGGCCGCGGGGAGCATCTCCTTGCCGGCGGAGGGCGGAGCGGAACAGGCGCGGAGGCTGCGGCGGGAAGGGGTGCCGGTGGATGCGCGCGGAAGGCTGGATCTGGCGCGGTTCCTGTGGAAGCCCGCCTAG
- a CDS encoding DUF642 domain-containing protein codes for MKKIALAILAAGALSAHANLLVNGSFEDNGSNMYANNGSWQTYNSISGWSNTGYVEIQNNGLFGAATVAADGSNWLELDSYSSYSISQGFGAAAGQSYTLSFAYAGRPDAPIYDDAMLVSVNGVTTTFNTTASNVGQPLNWLNGSLTFTSTGADVISFIAQGPSDGLGMLLDNVAVNTPAVPEPTSLGLMGLGLVALAGFAKSRTKRA; via the coding sequence TTGAAAAAGATCGCCCTAGCAATTCTGGCCGCCGGAGCCCTTTCCGCCCATGCGAACCTGCTCGTCAACGGCAGCTTCGAGGACAATGGCTCGAACATGTACGCGAACAACGGTTCCTGGCAGACCTACAACTCCATCTCCGGATGGAGCAACACCGGCTACGTCGAAATCCAGAATAACGGCCTTTTCGGCGCGGCCACCGTCGCAGCCGATGGCTCGAACTGGCTGGAGCTGGATAGCTATTCCTCCTACTCCATCTCCCAGGGCTTCGGCGCCGCAGCCGGACAGTCCTATACCCTGTCCTTCGCCTATGCCGGCCGTCCCGACGCCCCCATCTACGATGACGCCATGCTCGTCAGCGTGAACGGCGTGACCACCACCTTCAACACCACCGCCAGCAACGTCGGCCAACCCCTTAATTGGTTGAACGGAAGCCTCACCTTCACCAGCACCGGCGCCGACGTCATCTCCTTCATCGCGCAAGGCCCCAGCGACGGCCTCGGCATGCTTTTGGACAATGTCGCCGTCAACACTCCCGCCGTTCCCGAGCCGACCTCCCTGGGCCTGATGGGCCTCGGGCTCGTCGCCTTGGCCGGCTTCGCCAAGTCGCGTACCAAGCGCGCCTAG
- a CDS encoding GNAT family N-acetyltransferase → MKYSAPVPFDGKHAVAGFDCGKAPLNEWLVRHALQAQAAGLAKTFVSAQATGVAGYFNLTVGQIDFLEAPDRVRQGMGRYPNPVVVLARLAVDLSDQGKGIGRGLLQDAVRRTLLVAEQAGIRALLTHPIDAEAARFYSAFGFVASPIREGQLILLLKDARKSLV, encoded by the coding sequence TTGAAATATTCCGCTCCGGTCCCTTTCGACGGAAAACATGCCGTGGCGGGATTCGATTGCGGCAAAGCCCCGCTCAATGAATGGTTGGTCCGGCATGCCTTACAGGCTCAAGCAGCCGGATTGGCCAAGACCTTCGTTTCCGCACAAGCAACCGGGGTAGCGGGCTATTTCAACCTGACCGTCGGCCAAATCGATTTCCTGGAAGCGCCCGACCGGGTGCGGCAAGGTATGGGCCGGTATCCCAATCCCGTGGTCGTTCTCGCCAGGCTGGCCGTTGACCTATCCGATCAAGGTAAGGGCATCGGCCGCGGATTGCTCCAGGACGCGGTCCGCCGCACCTTACTGGTCGCCGAACAAGCCGGAATCCGGGCCTTGCTGACACACCCTATCGACGCGGAGGCGGCGCGATTCTATTCGGCGTTCGGATTCGTCGCGTCCCCTATTCGAGAGGGGCAATTGATCCTCTTATTGAAGGACGCGCGGAAAAGCCTGGTCTGA
- the lepA gene encoding elongation factor 4 produces the protein MRPDPSRIRNFCIIAHIDHGKSTLADRMLELTKTITKQDMQAQVLDDMDLERERGITIKSHAIRMRYTYQGETYFLNLIDTPGHVDFTYEVSRSLAACEGAILVVDATQGIEAQTLSNLYLAMDANLTLVPILNKIDLPSAHPDDIAESVGELLGYEPDRILRVSAKEGIGIRELLDRVIEEIPPPKADRTLPARALIFDSKYDPYRGAVAFVRVFDGVLEQKAPIHLMFTDKDFEINEIGTLTMTREPAESLAAGEVGYVVANIKNVKDTKIGDTIIDRRNPAAEPLKGYRDIVPMVFAGIYPVDSDDFEDLREALEKLALNDSALSWQPETSLALGFGYRVGFLGLLHMEVVRERLDREFNMSVISTVPNVEYHVILNDGTQFTVENPSKLPDAGKYEAIHEPYVKSQIILPKEYVGGVMKLAEEKRGIYQTMEYLTPDKVDLKYEFPMGEIMFDFFDKLKSVSKGYASFDYELIGYREGDLVKLDILLNGDPVDAFSVIIHKNKAYNWGNALCNKLKELIPQQMFEVVIQAAIGSRVISRSTVKALRKNVTAKCYGGDISRKRKLLEKQKEGKKRMKAVGNVEIPQEAFLAVLSMDKE, from the coding sequence ATGCGTCCAGACCCGTCCCGAATCCGCAATTTCTGCATCATTGCCCACATCGATCATGGGAAATCGACCCTGGCCGACCGCATGCTCGAGTTGACCAAAACCATTACTAAGCAAGATATGCAGGCCCAGGTATTGGACGACATGGATCTGGAGCGGGAGCGGGGCATTACCATCAAGAGCCACGCCATCCGCATGCGGTATACCTACCAGGGGGAAACCTACTTTCTGAACTTGATCGATACCCCCGGGCATGTGGATTTCACTTATGAGGTCTCCCGTTCCCTGGCGGCCTGCGAGGGCGCCATCCTGGTGGTGGATGCGACCCAGGGCATCGAAGCCCAGACCTTATCCAACCTCTATCTCGCCATGGATGCCAACCTGACCTTGGTTCCCATCCTGAACAAAATCGATTTGCCTTCGGCGCATCCGGACGATATCGCCGAATCGGTGGGAGAATTGCTGGGCTATGAACCGGATCGCATCTTGCGCGTCTCGGCTAAGGAAGGCATCGGCATCAGGGAATTGCTCGACCGGGTCATCGAAGAGATCCCCCCTCCCAAGGCCGATCGTACCTTGCCCGCGCGCGCCTTGATTTTCGATTCCAAGTACGATCCCTACCGCGGCGCCGTCGCCTTCGTGCGCGTCTTCGACGGAGTGCTTGAGCAGAAGGCCCCCATCCACCTCATGTTCACGGACAAGGATTTCGAAATCAACGAGATCGGCACCCTGACCATGACGCGCGAGCCCGCCGAATCCCTGGCTGCCGGCGAGGTGGGCTATGTCGTGGCCAATATCAAGAACGTCAAGGACACCAAGATCGGCGACACCATCATCGATCGCCGCAATCCCGCGGCCGAGCCGCTGAAGGGCTACAGGGACATCGTACCCATGGTGTTCGCGGGCATCTATCCGGTGGACAGCGACGACTTCGAGGATTTGCGCGAGGCCCTGGAAAAACTGGCCCTGAATGATTCCGCCTTGTCCTGGCAACCCGAAACCTCGCTGGCCTTGGGCTTCGGATACCGTGTGGGCTTCCTGGGGCTCTTGCACATGGAAGTGGTCCGCGAGCGCCTGGACCGCGAATTCAACATGAGCGTCATCTCCACCGTTCCCAACGTGGAATACCACGTGATATTGAACGACGGGACGCAATTCACGGTGGAAAACCCGAGCAAGCTGCCGGACGCGGGCAAGTACGAAGCCATCCACGAGCCCTACGTGAAATCGCAAATCATCCTGCCCAAGGAATACGTGGGCGGGGTGATGAAGCTGGCCGAGGAGAAGCGCGGCATCTACCAGACCATGGAATACCTCACGCCCGACAAGGTGGATCTCAAGTACGAGTTCCCCATGGGCGAGATCATGTTCGACTTCTTCGATAAGCTGAAGTCGGTCTCCAAGGGCTACGCCTCCTTCGATTACGAGTTGATCGGTTACCGCGAGGGCGACCTGGTCAAGCTGGATATCCTCTTGAACGGCGATCCGGTGGACGCCTTCTCCGTCATCATCCACAAGAACAAGGCCTATAACTGGGGCAACGCCCTGTGCAACAAGCTGAAGGAATTGATTCCCCAGCAAATGTTCGAAGTAGTGATCCAAGCCGCCATCGGCAGCCGGGTGATTTCCCGCTCGACCGTGAAGGCGCTGCGCAAGAACGTTACGGCCAAATGCTACGGCGGCGATATCTCGCGTAAGCGCAAGCTGCTGGAGAAGCAGAAGGAAGGCAAGAAGCGCATGAAGGCCGTGGGCAACGTGGAGATCCCGCAGGAGGCCTTCCTGGCGGTGTTGTCGATGGATAAGGAATAG
- a CDS encoding peptidylprolyl isomerase, translating into MLRVSAFLILITLGAVSQSAAQGGRLYNRDYTGVKQIFVEITTHEGPMKLELYFKEAPNTVANFIHLADSGFYKGLTFHRIIEGFMAQGGDPNGDGTGGPNWKIDDEPNKLTHEAGSLSMANAGPGTAGSQFFICHMPQPHLNGRHTVFGKLVSGFDVLTRLERGDPMLDVKIIEVK; encoded by the coding sequence ATGCTCCGGGTTTCGGCTTTTCTCATCCTGATTACCCTGGGCGCGGTCTCCCAGAGCGCAGCTCAAGGGGGCAGGCTCTATAATCGCGATTATACGGGAGTGAAGCAGATTTTCGTTGAAATCACCACCCATGAAGGCCCCATGAAATTGGAGCTCTATTTCAAGGAAGCCCCCAACACCGTGGCCAACTTCATCCACTTGGCCGATTCCGGTTTCTATAAGGGCCTCACCTTCCATCGCATCATCGAAGGTTTCATGGCCCAAGGCGGGGACCCCAATGGCGACGGCACCGGCGGTCCGAATTGGAAGATCGACGATGAGCCGAACAAGCTGACCCACGAGGCGGGATCTCTTTCCATGGCCAATGCCGGACCGGGCACCGCCGGATCGCAGTTCTTCATTTGCCATATGCCCCAGCCGCATCTGAACGGACGGCATACCGTTTTCGGCAAGCTCGTATCCGGGTTCGACGTGTTGACCCGCCTCGAGCGCGGCGATCCGATGCTGGACGTTAAAATCATAGAGGTGAAATAA